In the genome of Paenibacillus pabuli, one region contains:
- a CDS encoding L-cystine transporter has protein sequence MNTFLIILNVVVMLALLGVLFWMQKKHVSFTKRVFAGLGIGVVYGVILQLIYTSDSDIITKSVDWFNLAGSGYVRLLQMVVIPLIMVSIISAIMNLKGKQNLGKMSLSIIAILLITTAIAASVSIVTSLSFNLTSIEIEGGDRELAQGQKMEERLVDVKDQTIPQQVLEFIPSNPFADMTGERRTSTLAVVIFSAFIGVAVLGLDRKKPQQAETFRGMVNAVYAVVMRIVTLVLRLTPYGILALITKVTATTNPDEILKLIKFVIASYVALIVMFIIHLIIISLFGFNPITYVKKVLPTLIFAFTSRSSAAAIPLNVETQTKRLGVSDGIANLSASFGATIGQNGCAGIYPAMLAVMIAPTVGIDPMSWDFIITLILVVVISSFGVAGVGGGATFASLIVLSTMNLPVALAGLLISVEPLIDMGRTALNVNDSMTAGLVSSKILKENDQDTFNDQSRDLDSAVQV, from the coding sequence ATGAATACCTTTTTAATCATTTTGAACGTCGTGGTTATGCTCGCTCTTCTGGGTGTCCTGTTCTGGATGCAGAAGAAACATGTTTCCTTTACGAAGCGTGTATTTGCGGGTTTGGGCATTGGGGTTGTATATGGCGTCATTTTGCAATTGATTTACACGTCTGATTCTGACATTATTACCAAGTCGGTTGATTGGTTTAATCTGGCCGGTTCAGGATATGTTCGTTTGTTACAAATGGTCGTGATTCCATTGATTATGGTTTCCATTATTTCGGCCATCATGAATCTGAAAGGCAAGCAGAATCTCGGTAAAATGAGCCTTTCGATTATCGCCATCCTGCTCATCACAACGGCAATTGCCGCGAGTGTGAGTATTGTGACGAGCTTGAGCTTCAACCTGACTTCCATTGAGATCGAAGGTGGAGACAGAGAGCTTGCACAGGGGCAGAAAATGGAGGAACGTCTCGTTGACGTGAAGGACCAGACGATTCCACAGCAAGTACTGGAGTTCATTCCGTCGAATCCATTCGCAGACATGACCGGAGAGCGTCGTACTTCCACACTGGCTGTTGTTATTTTCTCGGCCTTTATCGGTGTGGCAGTACTCGGATTGGATCGCAAAAAACCACAGCAGGCGGAAACGTTCCGCGGCATGGTCAATGCGGTATATGCGGTAGTTATGAGAATCGTAACACTGGTGCTCAGGCTGACGCCTTACGGGATTTTGGCGCTCATTACGAAGGTAACCGCCACAACGAACCCGGATGAGATTCTGAAGCTGATCAAATTCGTCATTGCTTCCTATGTGGCGTTGATCGTGATGTTCATCATCCACCTGATTATTATCTCACTGTTTGGATTCAATCCAATTACGTATGTGAAAAAAGTTCTGCCAACACTGATCTTTGCTTTCACATCCCGTTCAAGTGCGGCAGCGATTCCGCTTAACGTGGAGACACAAACGAAGAGACTGGGTGTATCGGACGGAATTGCGAACTTATCGGCAAGTTTCGGGGCGACCATTGGTCAAAACGGCTGCGCCGGAATCTATCCGGCCATGCTGGCGGTCATGATTGCTCCTACGGTCGGGATCGATCCGATGAGCTGGGATTTCATCATTACTCTGATTCTGGTAGTCGTAATCAGTTCATTCGGCGTAGCCGGTGTAGGTGGCGGGGCAACCTTCGCTTCCCTGATCGTGTTGTCCACGATGAACCTGCCGGTAGCTTTGGCAGGATTGCTGATCTCGGTTGAACCGCTCATCGACATGGGTCGTACGGCGCTGAACGTGAACGATTCGATGACCGCAGGTCTCGTATCCAGCAAAATTTTGAAAGAAAACGATCAGGATACATTCAATGATCAAAGCCGTGATCTGGATTCCGCTGTTCAGGTGTAA
- a CDS encoding queuosine precursor transporter — MFNLGWGALFVLVTYGFFLLCYRLFGKKGLYAWIGVATVIANIQVTKTIDIMGIVLTLGNTMYVSMYLTSDLLNEKYGPAEARKAVWFGFFTLIMTTVLMQMVLFFEPASTDFAQDSMKTLFGLLPRLALGSLTAYFISQFLDVRLYTWLRKVAPGRNQLWIRTNGSSIISSFADTLVFCTIAFAFIYPWDVWLEIFLTTYVIKFVLTAVGTPFLYAARSFKFKDEA; from the coding sequence GTGTTTAATTTAGGATGGGGAGCGCTTTTTGTTCTCGTAACGTATGGATTTTTCCTTTTGTGTTACCGTTTGTTCGGTAAAAAGGGTCTTTATGCCTGGATTGGTGTGGCTACGGTTATAGCCAACATTCAGGTGACCAAAACGATAGATATCATGGGTATCGTTCTAACGCTGGGCAATACGATGTATGTCAGTATGTATCTGACCAGTGATCTGCTTAATGAGAAGTATGGACCAGCTGAGGCGCGTAAAGCCGTATGGTTCGGGTTCTTCACATTGATTATGACAACCGTGCTGATGCAGATGGTATTGTTCTTTGAACCGGCATCGACGGACTTTGCACAGGATTCGATGAAAACCTTGTTTGGTCTGCTGCCACGTTTGGCTCTCGGAAGTCTGACAGCCTATTTCATCAGTCAATTCCTGGACGTAAGACTGTACACGTGGCTGCGTAAGGTTGCGCCAGGGCGCAATCAGCTTTGGATACGTACCAACGGCAGTTCGATCATCAGTTCGTTTGCGGATACGCTGGTATTCTGTACGATTGCGTTTGCTTTCATTTATCCATGGGACGTCTGGCTTGAAATTTTCTTGACGACATACGTGATCAAATTTGTATTGACCGCGGTAGGAACGCCGTTTCTATATGCTGCACGAAGCTTTAAATTCAAGGATGAAGCCTAG
- a CDS encoding M24 family metallopeptidase, which translates to MNQTPLSRLEAGLSAQGLDAMLITDPKHIYYLTGFASNPHERFLGLVLARGEDPLLIVPALDEEAAAAASSVSNIATHSDTDNPYALFERYQGRLGRVGLEKEYVTVARYEQLTTALGAANFEDVGPLLRTLRVKKTPDEVARIRHAIHLIEETLRQGLSHVRTGVTEIELVAEMEYQMKKLGADGPSFDTMVLTGPKTGLPHGTPGERKLQHGDLLMFDMGVYAGGYASDITRTFAFGDISPELKTIYNTVLAANEAAIRAVKPGVTCADIDRAARQVTEEAGYGERFLHRVGHGMGIDVHEYPSLHGQNMDILEEGTVFTIEPGIYVTGAGGVRIEDDVLVTETGVEVLTSYPKELQILTD; encoded by the coding sequence ATGAATCAAACTCCTTTATCCCGACTGGAAGCTGGTCTGTCTGCACAAGGATTGGACGCCATGCTAATCACAGATCCGAAACATATTTACTATTTAACAGGTTTTGCGAGCAATCCGCATGAGCGTTTCCTCGGGCTTGTTCTTGCACGCGGCGAAGATCCACTTTTGATTGTGCCAGCACTCGACGAGGAAGCTGCCGCAGCCGCATCTTCGGTATCCAACATTGCCACGCATTCAGACACGGACAATCCTTACGCGTTATTTGAGCGTTATCAGGGACGTCTGGGCCGCGTAGGTCTCGAAAAAGAGTACGTAACTGTCGCACGTTATGAACAGTTGACCACCGCGCTGGGCGCTGCCAACTTTGAAGATGTCGGCCCGCTGCTTCGCACCTTGCGTGTGAAAAAAACACCGGATGAAGTCGCTCGCATTCGCCACGCCATTCATCTGATCGAAGAGACACTTCGCCAAGGACTGTCCCACGTTCGTACAGGTGTAACCGAAATCGAATTGGTTGCCGAAATGGAATACCAGATGAAGAAACTGGGTGCAGACGGTCCTTCCTTCGATACCATGGTGCTCACTGGACCCAAAACCGGCTTGCCACACGGCACACCGGGTGAGCGCAAATTGCAGCATGGCGATCTGTTGATGTTTGATATGGGTGTCTACGCTGGTGGGTATGCATCAGATATTACGCGCACATTTGCTTTTGGTGACATTTCACCTGAACTCAAAACCATCTATAACACGGTGCTCGCAGCAAACGAAGCTGCCATTCGTGCAGTGAAGCCAGGCGTCACCTGTGCGGATATTGACCGTGCAGCACGCCAGGTTACGGAAGAAGCCGGATATGGCGAACGCTTCCTGCACAGAGTTGGACATGGAATGGGCATTGACGTGCATGAGTATCCTTCCCTGCATGGTCAGAACATGGACATTCTGGAGGAAGGTACGGTATTTACGATTGAGCCAGGCATTTATGTAACCGGCGCAGGCGGTGTACGTATCGAGGATGATGTACTTGTGACGGAAACTGGTGTTGAGGTGCTAACGTCCTATCCGAAAGAGCTGCAAATTCTGACGGACTAA
- a CDS encoding PQQ-dependent sugar dehydrogenase, whose protein sequence is MNNRLNVPLHASLLSMALLTACASSDPTTGSEQTSQERGTVQGQIAEGGNNAASGKEEETDENAAIPYEASVLLDGLNVPWELVSVPDGRMFVTERPGTIRIIENGVLASEPLIEFAAPFNEEGEGGLLGLAADPEFDDNGYLYAYHSYLEGDDIANRVLRLKVSDGKATIDKELLSDIPGGVNHNGGRIKIGPDHLLYITMGERYEPDLAQNEDSLGGKILRIGLDGSIPEDNPWPNSPVYSMGHRNAQGLAWDPDNGYLYATEHGQRNYDEINRIESGKNYGWPEVEGDDDDNGTYQAPLAHSGGDETWAPSGVAFIEEGPWAGSLLAANLRGEQLLKITLSEDGTQVTQVEPIFEGEWGRIRNVTAGEGGKLYVLTNNRDGRGTPRDGDDQLIVLTPNPSYLQ, encoded by the coding sequence ATGAACAACCGACTAAACGTTCCCTTACATGCTTCGTTACTCAGTATGGCTTTGCTAACAGCCTGTGCTTCGAGTGACCCGACGACAGGATCAGAGCAGACATCACAAGAACGGGGTACAGTTCAGGGACAGATAGCAGAAGGTGGCAATAACGCTGCGAGTGGTAAGGAAGAGGAAACAGATGAGAATGCTGCCATCCCTTACGAAGCTTCTGTGCTGTTAGACGGACTCAATGTACCCTGGGAGTTGGTAAGCGTCCCTGATGGGCGGATGTTTGTAACAGAAAGACCAGGTACTATTCGGATCATCGAGAACGGAGTGTTGGCATCGGAACCCCTGATTGAATTTGCTGCTCCGTTTAATGAAGAGGGGGAAGGCGGTCTGCTCGGACTTGCGGCGGATCCGGAATTTGACGATAACGGCTATCTGTATGCATATCACTCCTATCTGGAAGGTGATGACATTGCCAATCGGGTATTGCGTTTGAAAGTGAGTGACGGGAAGGCGACTATAGATAAGGAACTGCTTAGTGACATTCCTGGCGGGGTGAATCACAATGGGGGACGGATCAAGATTGGCCCGGACCATCTGCTCTATATTACGATGGGTGAACGATATGAACCGGACCTGGCCCAGAACGAAGATAGCTTGGGTGGCAAAATATTGCGGATTGGTCTCGACGGATCGATCCCGGAAGATAACCCTTGGCCTAATTCACCTGTGTACAGCATGGGGCATCGGAACGCACAGGGCCTGGCCTGGGACCCGGACAATGGATATCTGTATGCGACAGAGCATGGTCAGCGGAATTATGATGAAATTAACCGGATTGAATCCGGTAAGAATTATGGTTGGCCAGAGGTAGAGGGAGACGATGACGACAACGGCACATATCAGGCTCCGCTTGCGCATAGTGGAGGTGATGAAACGTGGGCTCCATCGGGTGTAGCCTTCATAGAGGAAGGGCCGTGGGCCGGGTCTTTGCTTGCTGCCAATCTGCGGGGGGAGCAACTGCTCAAAATTACGCTCTCAGAGGATGGCACGCAAGTAACACAGGTGGAGCCCATTTTTGAAGGCGAGTGGGGACGTATTCGCAATGTGACTGCCGGGGAGGGCGGGAAGTTATATGTGCTGACGAACAACCGGGATGGCAGGGGAACTCCGCGTGATGGAGATGACCAATTAATCGTTCTGACGCCTAACCCGTCTTATTTACAATAG
- a CDS encoding MBL fold metallo-hydrolase, translated as MNNPSMDITVLKLHIVTPAGKNPIYPVMLRDEDGITLVDTGMIGQFAELQSALEHEGVQLSDIKRIIVTHSDIDHIGNLGALVNAIPEVEIWAHSDEIPYVTGKEPMIKFTPERKALLPAPIAELAEQLISQRTEFNISKVLEDGDMLPLQGGIQVIHTPGHTPGHICLYFREKQFLLAADELRVVDDELVGPAPPATPDMPEALRSLKRLLGLKLEKVLCYHGGEYTDEPSKRIAVLAESAD; from the coding sequence ATGAACAATCCATCCATGGATATTACAGTACTAAAACTTCATATTGTTACACCTGCGGGTAAAAACCCGATCTACCCTGTTATGCTGCGCGATGAAGATGGTATTACGCTTGTGGATACAGGCATGATCGGTCAATTCGCCGAACTTCAGTCTGCACTGGAACATGAGGGCGTTCAGCTATCTGATATCAAGCGCATTATTGTAACCCATTCCGATATAGACCACATTGGTAACCTTGGTGCCTTGGTGAATGCTATTCCGGAAGTGGAAATCTGGGCGCATAGCGATGAAATTCCGTATGTCACGGGCAAAGAGCCCATGATCAAGTTCACACCAGAACGCAAAGCGCTGCTTCCTGCACCTATTGCGGAACTGGCCGAACAATTGATCTCACAACGGACGGAGTTCAACATATCCAAAGTGTTGGAGGACGGTGACATGCTGCCTCTACAAGGCGGCATCCAGGTCATTCATACACCAGGACACACCCCTGGACATATCTGCCTGTACTTCCGGGAGAAACAATTCCTGCTCGCTGCAGATGAATTGCGTGTGGTCGATGATGAATTGGTGGGTCCTGCTCCACCCGCAACACCGGACATGCCTGAAGCACTGCGCAGCTTGAAAAGACTGCTTGGCCTGAAGCTGGAGAAGGTGCTTTGTTACCATGGTGGAGAGTACACCGATGAGCCTAGTAAGCGCATTGCCGTACTTGCAGAGAGTGCCGACTGA
- a CDS encoding SDR family oxidoreductase has protein sequence MSIPTAIVTGANSGMGLATTVELARQGYRVIMACRSEKRGQQALEEALRQSGSTAIELMLCDLGSLESIRHFAQSFLERYDTLDVLVNNAGVVMLKRQETSDGFEQAIGINHLGHFLLTLLLIEPLKSAKQGRIVNVSSGAYKAGKIHFEDPHLHKGYNPIKSYAQSKLANVLFTRVLARKLADTRITVNCLHPGAVGTSIGVDRNTGFGTRIMALVGKLPFFLSPEEGAQTAIYLATSPEVAGVTGRYFYQRKDQKLKAHAMDDAAAERFWTWSEEQVGLRPKEKV, from the coding sequence ATGTCCATTCCAACAGCTATTGTTACGGGAGCCAACTCAGGCATGGGTCTGGCAACCACCGTTGAACTTGCAAGACAAGGGTATCGCGTGATTATGGCGTGCCGCAGTGAGAAGCGCGGACAGCAGGCGCTGGAGGAGGCGCTGCGACAGTCCGGCTCTACGGCGATTGAACTGATGCTGTGTGACCTGGGGTCACTGGAGAGCATCCGTCATTTTGCCCAATCATTTCTTGAGCGTTATGACACACTTGACGTTCTCGTAAATAATGCAGGTGTTGTCATGTTGAAGCGACAAGAGACCTCCGACGGTTTCGAACAAGCCATCGGTATTAACCATCTTGGACATTTCCTTCTTACCTTACTCCTGATTGAGCCGTTGAAGTCTGCGAAGCAGGGGCGTATCGTAAATGTTTCGTCTGGTGCGTACAAAGCCGGCAAAATCCATTTCGAAGATCCTCATCTTCACAAAGGATACAATCCAATCAAAAGTTATGCTCAATCCAAGCTGGCCAACGTGTTGTTCACCCGTGTTCTCGCCCGCAAATTGGCGGATACCCGGATTACAGTGAACTGTCTTCATCCCGGTGCAGTGGGTACAAGTATTGGCGTAGACCGCAATACCGGGTTTGGCACACGCATTATGGCTTTGGTGGGTAAGCTGCCGTTTTTCCTTTCTCCTGAGGAAGGGGCCCAGACGGCCATCTATCTCGCCACAAGTCCTGAAGTCGCCGGGGTAACCGGGCGCTACTTCTATCAACGGAAGGACCAGAAATTAAAAGCTCATGCCATGGATGACGCAGCTGCTGAACGTTTCTGGACATGGAGCGAAGAGCAGGTCGGACTCAGACCGAAAGAGAAAGTGTAG
- the thrS gene encoding threonine--tRNA ligase yields MSNPNNNSQSSNQSNDQQQPGHPIEIRLQGGAIRSYDAGISVGAVASSISTSLGKQAIGGIVNGKNVDLDWVLEQDCELVIVTLDSAEGLYRYRHSTAHVLAQALKRIYGAEQVKLGIGPVIEDGFYYDVDLEHALSISDLAAIEQEMNKIIKENEKISRRVVSREEALRIFGEIQDPYKLELIQDLPEDAELSIYDQGEFFDLCRGPHLPSTGRIKAFKLLNVAGAYWRGSSDNKMLQRIYGTAFPSKAQLDEHLHMLEEAKKRDHRKLGKELELFMFSEEAPGMPFYLPKGMTVRTELEQFSRELQLQEGYQEVRTPLMMNNRLWEQSGHWEHYKDNMYFSEVDDATFALKPMNCPGHMLIFKNTLHSYRELPIRMMEFGQVHRHEFSGALNGMMRVRTFCQDDAHLYVMPEQIEKEINQAISLIGRMYDIFGFEYKIELSTRPDDSMGSEELWDQAERALQNVLDRRGVKYRINEGDGAFYGPKIDFHILDALKRSWQCGTIQLDFQMPEKFDLTYIGEDSLKHRPVVIHRAIYGSIDRFIGILTEHYAGAFPLWLAPVQVKLLPVSDHYADYALQVQSQLRAAGIRVETDLRSEKLGYKIREAQMEKVPYSLVLGENEKNASSASVRAYGQGDQGIQRIEAFIELIQQAVKAKS; encoded by the coding sequence ATGAGTAATCCGAATAATAACAGCCAATCCAGCAACCAATCGAATGACCAACAGCAACCCGGGCATCCGATTGAAATTCGTCTGCAAGGCGGAGCTATACGTTCCTACGACGCAGGCATCTCTGTAGGAGCGGTCGCCTCATCCATCAGCACAAGTCTGGGCAAACAAGCTATCGGCGGAATCGTAAATGGTAAGAATGTCGATCTCGACTGGGTGCTTGAGCAAGATTGCGAACTCGTCATCGTTACTTTGGACAGCGCGGAAGGTCTGTATCGTTACCGACACAGCACAGCTCATGTACTTGCACAAGCTCTCAAACGTATCTACGGTGCGGAACAAGTGAAGCTGGGCATCGGGCCTGTCATTGAAGATGGATTCTATTACGATGTCGATCTGGAACATGCTCTATCGATCAGTGATTTGGCTGCCATTGAGCAAGAAATGAACAAAATCATAAAAGAAAATGAAAAGATTAGCCGCCGGGTGGTTAGTCGGGAGGAAGCACTCCGTATCTTTGGAGAGATTCAGGACCCGTATAAGCTTGAACTGATTCAGGATTTGCCAGAGGACGCTGAGCTTTCAATTTATGATCAAGGAGAGTTTTTTGATCTCTGTCGCGGCCCACATCTTCCGTCCACTGGCCGGATCAAGGCATTCAAACTGCTGAATGTGGCTGGTGCATACTGGCGCGGCAGCTCGGATAATAAAATGCTGCAGCGCATCTATGGCACTGCTTTCCCGAGCAAAGCCCAATTGGATGAACATCTGCACATGCTGGAAGAAGCAAAGAAACGGGATCACCGCAAATTGGGTAAAGAGCTTGAACTGTTCATGTTCTCCGAAGAAGCACCGGGCATGCCCTTCTATCTGCCCAAAGGCATGACTGTCCGTACAGAACTGGAGCAATTCTCCCGTGAATTGCAGCTACAGGAAGGCTATCAGGAAGTCCGCACTCCCCTCATGATGAACAATCGTCTGTGGGAGCAATCGGGTCACTGGGAACATTACAAGGACAATATGTATTTCTCGGAAGTGGACGATGCCACTTTTGCCCTGAAACCAATGAACTGCCCGGGACACATGTTGATTTTCAAAAATACACTCCATTCCTATCGCGAGCTGCCGATTCGCATGATGGAATTCGGTCAGGTTCATCGCCATGAATTCTCAGGCGCTCTGAATGGCATGATGCGGGTGCGGACTTTCTGTCAGGATGATGCCCATCTCTATGTGATGCCAGAACAGATTGAGAAAGAGATCAATCAGGCGATTTCCTTGATCGGTCGCATGTACGACATCTTTGGTTTTGAATACAAGATTGAATTGTCCACTCGCCCGGATGATTCTATGGGTTCGGAGGAACTGTGGGATCAAGCAGAAAGAGCATTGCAAAATGTGCTTGATCGGCGCGGTGTGAAATATCGCATTAACGAGGGTGATGGTGCCTTTTACGGTCCGAAAATTGACTTCCACATTCTCGACGCATTGAAGCGCAGCTGGCAGTGCGGAACAATACAGCTCGATTTCCAAATGCCCGAGAAGTTCGATCTCACTTATATTGGTGAGGATAGCCTGAAACATCGTCCAGTCGTGATCCACCGTGCCATCTATGGTTCCATCGATCGGTTCATCGGCATCCTCACTGAACATTATGCAGGTGCATTCCCCCTCTGGCTCGCGCCCGTGCAAGTGAAGCTGCTGCCAGTGTCGGATCATTACGCAGATTATGCGCTTCAAGTTCAGAGCCAGCTGCGGGCTGCCGGTATTCGGGTAGAAACAGACTTGCGCAGTGAGAAGCTTGGTTACAAAATCCGCGAAGCTCAGATGGAAAAAGTGCCTTACTCGCTTGTACTCGGGGAAAATGAGAAAAATGCCTCATCCGCCTCTGTCCGTGCATACGGTCAGGGCGATCAAGGCATTCAGCGCATTGAAGCATTTATTGAGCTGATTCAGCAAGCTGTGAAGGCGAAATCTTAG
- a CDS encoding sensor histidine kinase — MSIRRRLMTRFIGMLAGAVVLIILLGSAATYWVIQKVNEVSLVDDFATSGLDQLINTAEIMPDGKVRYDPRLLKQVEKNQGWLQVLDEKGYVIDDFNTPDDVPKQYKPGELIAYWEAKKPFPYQIVMLIREKNGEMFTLLYGERNQAKSILDQAREDGHYTDGVLALKTKQEEAIRSKGAYLQILDDYGQELASYNKPAIGAPSSYNIQELVLRIRYPNRYGMSTATFYDEQNGTTWMLSIPVDPTASGDENPYNFILAPALIVLLLSIVMLLILLALWYANRFGSPMLHMLQWLQRLEQGHYEEPKGIGGAPRSQRRNGKWKRKYHVYAEVLRSMQALSATLKQDEELRKQTESLREEWIAGITHDLKTPLSSIQGYAHMLEAQKYSWSAEEVREFAGIMLDKSMYMDRLVNDLAMTYRLRSGGYQPPVEETDVNTLLYDLVQRAERNPLYGEGRIVFRPAKVPVYGHVHIPSFERIVDNLTANALLHNPADSTLTVSVHPGKQAGAFSVHFEDDGQGMEPELVWRLFERYYRGTDTGTSDVGSGLGMAVTKGLIEAMKGRIEVQSTSGEGTVIRLIWDGQSEHG; from the coding sequence ATGAGTATTCGTCGCAGGTTAATGACCCGGTTTATCGGTATGCTTGCTGGCGCAGTGGTTCTTATCATTCTGTTGGGTTCCGCAGCCACCTATTGGGTCATTCAAAAGGTGAATGAAGTGAGCCTGGTGGATGACTTTGCTACCAGCGGTCTTGACCAGTTGATTAATACCGCAGAAATCATGCCCGATGGTAAGGTCCGCTATGACCCCAGGCTGCTGAAACAGGTCGAGAAAAATCAGGGGTGGCTGCAAGTTCTGGATGAGAAAGGCTATGTTATTGATGATTTCAACACACCGGATGATGTTCCAAAGCAATACAAGCCCGGAGAGTTGATCGCGTACTGGGAAGCCAAAAAGCCGTTCCCCTACCAGATCGTCATGCTGATTCGGGAGAAAAACGGTGAGATGTTCACCTTGCTGTATGGGGAACGCAATCAGGCCAAATCCATACTCGATCAAGCCCGTGAGGATGGTCATTACACGGACGGAGTGCTTGCCCTGAAGACCAAACAAGAAGAAGCCATTCGTTCCAAAGGTGCTTATCTGCAAATTTTGGACGATTATGGTCAAGAGCTGGCTTCTTATAATAAACCTGCCATAGGCGCCCCTAGTAGTTACAACATACAGGAACTCGTTTTGCGTATTCGTTATCCCAATCGATATGGGATGTCGACCGCAACCTTTTACGATGAACAGAATGGTACAACCTGGATGCTCAGTATACCTGTCGATCCAACTGCTTCTGGAGATGAGAATCCCTATAATTTCATTTTGGCACCGGCGCTCATCGTGCTCCTCCTGTCCATTGTCATGCTGCTAATTCTGCTGGCACTATGGTACGCCAATCGTTTTGGTTCCCCCATGCTGCATATGCTTCAATGGCTCCAGCGACTGGAACAGGGACATTATGAAGAACCAAAAGGCATCGGCGGCGCACCTCGCAGCCAGCGACGAAATGGCAAATGGAAGCGAAAATACCACGTGTATGCTGAAGTGCTTCGTTCCATGCAGGCATTATCCGCTACACTGAAACAAGACGAAGAGCTCCGTAAACAGACCGAGTCTCTGCGTGAGGAATGGATCGCGGGAATAACGCATGATCTCAAGACACCTCTGTCCTCCATCCAGGGATACGCCCATATGCTTGAAGCACAGAAATATAGCTGGTCCGCGGAAGAAGTGAGAGAATTCGCGGGCATCATGCTGGACAAATCCATGTATATGGACCGACTTGTGAATGACCTTGCCATGACGTACCGATTACGCAGCGGCGGATACCAGCCACCTGTGGAAGAAACTGACGTGAATACGCTACTGTATGATCTCGTCCAGCGTGCAGAACGCAACCCGTTATATGGTGAGGGGCGCATTGTATTCCGACCTGCGAAGGTTCCGGTATACGGCCATGTGCATATTCCTTCGTTTGAACGTATTGTGGATAATCTGACCGCTAACGCCCTTCTGCATAATCCAGCGGACTCAACTCTGACCGTTAGTGTGCATCCGGGTAAGCAGGCTGGTGCGTTCAGTGTTCATTTTGAAGATGACGGGCAAGGAATGGAACCGGAACTGGTCTGGAGGCTGTTTGAACGATATTACCGAGGGACGGATACAGGCACGTCCGATGTCGGATCAGGGCTTGGCATGGCAGTTACAAAAGGCTTAATTGAAGCGATGAAGGGCCGTATTGAAGTACAATCGACTTCTGGTGAGGGTACTGTCATTCGATTAATATGGGATGGACAATCTGAACATGGGTAA
- a CDS encoding response regulator transcription factor, whose translation MDHVSILLVDDEQTILHMLKTVLIKEQFVDIDTVTTGEEAIAACENKTYHCIVLDIMLPGKSGLEICPFLRQVTDAPILFLTAKTTDYDKLTGFAVGGDDYVVKPFNPLEVVARIKSLLKRYLPTKIATTTTATMLSPDVTSSSPTVQEGVYDFGRFQVFEQAGELQVEGQAVTCPALVYQLLLFFCKHPNRIFTKSELYERVWGSEALSDDNTVMVHIHRIRERIEADPSNPAFLVNVRGLGYKLIQPNQVSRA comes from the coding sequence ATGGATCACGTCTCCATACTGCTAGTTGATGATGAACAAACCATTTTACATATGCTCAAAACCGTTTTGATCAAAGAACAATTTGTAGACATCGACACCGTTACCACTGGAGAAGAGGCGATTGCCGCCTGCGAAAATAAAACCTATCATTGCATCGTGCTGGACATCATGTTGCCTGGCAAGAGCGGACTTGAGATCTGTCCCTTTCTGCGGCAAGTGACTGATGCACCGATTCTTTTTCTGACGGCCAAAACAACGGATTATGACAAGTTAACCGGATTCGCCGTTGGCGGCGATGATTATGTCGTTAAACCTTTTAATCCTCTGGAAGTGGTCGCCCGGATCAAATCGCTGTTGAAACGCTATTTACCTACCAAAATAGCGACCACTACAACGGCGACTATGCTCTCTCCTGACGTAACTTCGTCATCTCCTACCGTGCAGGAAGGGGTATATGACTTTGGACGTTTTCAAGTATTTGAACAAGCCGGTGAGCTGCAGGTTGAGGGGCAGGCGGTAACCTGTCCGGCACTTGTCTATCAGCTGCTGCTCTTTTTCTGTAAGCATCCCAATCGTATTTTCACCAAATCGGAATTGTATGAGCGGGTATGGGGTTCGGAAGCCCTCAGCGATGATAATACCGTTATGGTTCATATTCACCGTATTCGTGAGCGGATTGAAGCTGATCCGTCTAACCCTGCGTTTCTCGTCAACGTCCGGGGGCTGGGGTACAAACTCATTCAGCCTAACCAAGTGTCACGCGCATGA